The following nucleotide sequence is from Candidatus Flexicrinis affinis.
GCATCGGTGGGGTCTTGCTGAAGCGCCTGCGCAAGGATGTCCATTGCCGCGTCGATGTCGTCGTCGTCGCCAGCCACTTCGATACGAATGCGGGCACGCCGTACCAGCCCGCGCACAGCCGCGGACACTGCACTCGGCACCGGAGTCGCGGACGCCGTGCCCAAGCGCGCCACTTCCGCGAACATGGCCTGCACCGTGCTTTCGTAAGTCGTATTCTTGGCATCGGTCAGCAGGGTGCGGGCGTTGGTCTCGATGTCACGCAGGATTCCGGAGTCGGGAGACGTTGCAGTCTTGTAGCTGTCGATCATGCGCCGCAGCGCATCGATCCTCGATTGTAGATCCATTAGGTACAATCCTACGCGGTTATCACGCGCTCAAATTACCCCACCTTGCGCGGTCGGGCAAGTGCCGTCTTGCCAACGACTCTTACGCCCCCTGATTGCGCAGAAGGAGACCCGAACGATGCTCTACGACATCACACGAACCGTACGCCCAGCGACCGCCGTGTGGCCCGGCGACGCACAATATCAGGTCGACACCGTGCTCGCGATGGATGCCGGTACGTCGGTCAACCTGACGACACTGTCGCTCAGCCCTCACACCGGTACCCATGCCGACGCTTACTTCCACTACACCCGCGCCGGCGTACATCCCGCCGACATGCCGCTTTCGCCGTATCTTGGTCCGGCACGGGTCGTTACCGTCGCCCGCCGCGCTGGCCCCCTCACCTCTGCCGATTTCGCACCCGGCGCGCTCGATGGCGTGCAGCGGCTGCTCATCAAGAGCCACGTCAGCGACCTGCCGGACGACCAATGGCCGTCCGAATTCCCGTATCTATCGGTCGCGCTCATCGAAACGCTCGCATTACACGGCTGCGTGCTAATCGGATTGGACTCCCCGTCGGTCGACGCCTTCGACAGCACCGATCTCCCCTGCCACAACGCAATCCGAAACGTGGGTATGGTCAATCTCGAACTATGCTTGCTGCGTGACGTCCCCGACGGCGACTACGAATTGATCGCGCTGCCCCTTAAACTCGACCTCGCCTGCGGCAGCCCCGTCCGCGCAGTCTTACGAACGATATAGCTGTGGGGCGCTCCCCAGCCCCGCCTGAAGGCAATCTCCCATTCCGCGGATTTGGCGCGCGTACGCGCCAAATCCGCAGCGAAGGGGTCAAGGGGTGCAGACCTCATGTGGAGGTTCGGAGGTGACGTCTCCCCAGTCTTCCTAGTACGGTCCGTACGAGTCGCCGTTGTCGAGCAGCAGGAAGACCTGCGTGATGGTCACGTCGAGGATCAGCGTGCCGCCCTCGATGCGCTGTAGGTTGAGATCGGCGGTCTGCTGCGGCGTGCGGGCATAACCGAGGGTCTGCTGCAAGGTCGAGTCGCTCGACCACAGGCCGAGAAACGGCTCTGCCGGCGCGCGCAGGCCCTCAGGCGGCGCGATATTGACCGGCGCGGGCAGCAGGGCGACGTTGGTATACCAGAAGCGGCCCGGACGGACCTGCCCCGGCTGAATCGCCCAGACCTCGCCCGTGTCCTGCCGGCGATACATCACGCCGCGTTCGAACACCTGCACGTCCGCCGCAAAGCCGAACCGCTCTTGCAGCGCACAGCCCACGCGCCGGGAGATCGACGGATTCTCGCGCCAGACGGTTCCGAATACCGGATCGAACGGGATCGTGCAGGCGTCGGTCGTCTCGGTGGCGTCAAGCGACGGCGTCGAAGGCAGCTGGCGCGGCAGGTCGATGTCGATTTGCGCTTCGCCGAGGAACACTCCGACGTAGGGCGTCTCGGTCGGGACAACGGTCGGCAGCGCCGGCGTCGGCGTGGATGGATTCGCCTGCCGCGTCGCTTGGCGTTGAATCACGCTCAAGGTCGGCGGCAGGTCGACAGTCGCCAGACGCCGGACGAGCTGTACCTGCGGCTCGTCTGGCGTTACGGTTGCCACGGCATCGGCGCACGCGCCGAGCAGCAGCGCACCTAACGTAAGGATCAGGACGGTCGCGGCTCGACGCACGCTACTCCTCCGCGGGCTGGACAGTGAACTGAGCGCCAGCCGCGCGGCCATACACTTCAGGCAGGTAGAACTCGCGCGCGGTGGTCGGGATCACATTGTACACGCCTTCGACGGTTGCGCGCGCCACATACGTAAACGTGTATGTCCCGGCCGGCACATAGTCTGCGCTGAGCACCACGCGGTCGTCACGGTACTGCACGTCCGCCCACCATACACGGCCATACCGCACGCCGCCGCGTTCAAACTCGGCGTCCGTGTCGGTCTGCTGCGCCGTGTCGAGGCCCGGATCGATCGGCTCGAGGCCGGCCGGGACAGAGTCTTCCAGTACGACGAAGTTGAGGCCGGCAGGTGCGATCAACGTGACCTCGACCTGTACCAAATCCCCGACTTGGGCCGTAGTCGTCGTGGCATCGCTGCCTTGCAGGCGGTACACGCGCGAGAGCGTAATGCCTCGGCTCGCGGCCTGCACGTTCGGCACCGGCACGAAGGCGTTGAGGTACGCCGTGTAGTACAGCGCGCCCTGCCCGTCCGTGCGGTCGATCTCGACGAGGTTCGCCTCGTCTTGCGCCAGCTCGGCGATCGGCACGCTGACTGTTTCGCGCGCTGTCGCGTCCGCCGGGGTCAGCGTGCGCGCGAGCAGTTCCGCATCGCTTACTGACACGGTAAAGCTGTAGTCCGGTTGGGTCTCGTCGGTGGCGATCATCCATTCGGTAAGCGCCATCAGCGACCACGCGGTCTCCTGCGTCGTCTCCCACAGGTCAGCACGCCGCGCAATCATCAGCCAACGCACGACGTTCGGCAGCAGCGGTTCATCCGCGTTGACGGACAGCAGCGCCCACAGCGCCATCGCGGTGGTGCGCGTGTTGCTGTTCCAGTTGAGGTAGTCGCGCTCGCCTTCTTCCCAGTTGGCGCCGTTTGCCGACAACACGGCGGTCCCAATCAGGTCGCTGCGCAGCGTACCGATCTCGCGGCTGTAGTCGCGTTCACCGGTCGCCATCGTCCGCAGCAGCAGGGCACGGCCGTACACATCGAGCAGGTCGCGCAGGTCGAACAGTTCCGAGACGCGCGCTTCCGACACGGTCGACCCGCTGCGCGACAGCGCGTACAGCAGCAGTGCATGCCGGTTCAGCAAGTAGGTTCGCGTGTTGCGATTGACCGCACCGAGGTTGCGGCCCAGATACCGTCCGCCTTCCGATACCGCCGACGACAGCACCGTGAACCCGTTGTCCTCAGCCTCGGTCAATGCGATCAGCACCCACGACGTCACTAGCGGACTGCTGTCGAGTGTCGGATACCAGCCCCATCCGCCGTCAACCTTCTGCTGCGCGATCAGCCGTTGGATTGCCAACACGCTCTGTTCGCGGAGATCGGCCAAGAGCTCGGCGTCGGTGCTGCCGGTAGCGTTAAGCATCCGCAGCGCCGTCACGTTCGCCAGCAGGCGCGACGCAACCGCTTCGGCGCAGTCACAGGCAAATGCCTCGAATGCCCGCACTGCCTTCACTGCGGACACAGCCAGCGACGGCTCAAGGTCGATCGTAAGCGTGCCTTCGGCAACTTGATAGCGGGTCGGCAGCACGACCGCTTCGACCCGCGCACCGGCCTGTCGCAGAACGCCGCCCGTACCGACAAACTCCGGCACAACGAACTTGCGCACCGGCAGCAGGCGGTCTTCGCCCTGCCCGAACTGCGGGCGGGTTGCATCGCTGACGCCACCGCCTTCGGCGCTGAACACCAGCTCGACGGCCTCGACATCGCCGACGGTCGCCAGCCACGACACACGAGCGCGGCCCCGGGCCGGCACGGTAACCTGCTGCGTGTCTGCCGTCGCCAGCGTCACGCCGTCGTGGAACAGCGTCACATCCGCCGTGATGTCCGCGTCGGTATTGTTGTTGAGTACGGCGCCCAGCATCACGTCGTCACCAACGACGAAGAAGCGCGGGGCCACTGGCCGCACGATCAGCGGCTTGGTGGCGACGATATCCTCGTTCTGCTGGCCGACCTTCATCGGCTCGTCAATGCCGGCCGTTACGCCGAAAACGTTCATGCGCCACGTCGTCAGGTTGTCCGGCAGGCTGATCGTCACCTGCGCGGTGCCGTCCGGGCCGGTCTCAAGCTGGCCCTCCCAGAACGCCGTGTCGATAAACTCCTCGCGCAGTTCCAAAACGCCAAACTCGCCGCCACCGCCACCGCCGCCGCCCTTGATGACGTCGCGCGTGTACTGCGTGATCAGATCGGTGTTGATCGTCAGCACGCTCGCCATGAGCACCGAGAGCGGCTGCGGGCCGTAGAAGAAGTCGAGGATCGGCTGGAAGCGGTCCTCGCCCAGCGATAGCGCGGCCAGATCGGTCAGAGCTGCGCTCAGTTCGGTCTGCACGGGCTGGCCGGTGTGATCGCGCACAGTGAACGTGAACGTCACCTCGTCGCGCGGGCCGGCGGTCTCGCGATCGGGCTGGATGTCGATGTCCAGTTCAAACTGCGAGTTGTCGACTTGCAGCGTCGCATAGCCGAAGCGCATGTCAGTGACCGGATTGTTCTCGTCCACACCCTTGATCAGCACGACCGAGAAGTAGATGGTCGGCGCGAAGTCGGCCTCGATCGGCAAACGGTAGACCGTGCTGTTGGTGGTCAGGGTCACGCGCTCCGAGCGCAGCACGCCGCCGCGCTCCAATGTGATGAGTGCCTCAGTCGGCCCGTTGAACGGCGACGTAATTAGGATTTCGGCCGTATCGCCAACCTCGTATCGCTGTTGATCGGTGATAATCTCGGTGCTGGTCTGGTTGGTCTGCCGCCATGCGACGTATTCGCCGCCGGAGACCCATACCATCCCCGAGCTGGTCACGATATTGCCTTCAGAATCTGTTCCGGTCGCGATCAGTTTGAAGATGCCACCGTTGGGCGGGACAAACTCGAACGACGTTTCGCCGCGCTCGTTGGTCGTCACCGTGCCGGATGCGACCTCGATCTCCTCGACCTCGGATCGCCACACGATGTCGGCCGAGTACGGGTCGAGTTCCTGCACCGAGTTCCAGCGCCGTTCGACAACCTGCACGTTGAAGGTCGTGTTCGGCACGGACTGGCTGTCCCAGTCGACGGTGAGCAAGTTGAACGCCAGCGGTAGGCCGGCCGTCCCGACGAATGCGCCGGGCTGGACGCCGATGTAGAACTGTCCTTGATGCGCGACGACTGTGGCGCGACCCGAAACCGACTGCCCGCTTTCGTCGCTGGCGACCGCCTCGATCACGAACTCGACACTACGGCCGGTCGACCCGATCGACGCCGGGAACTCGATGGTGAACATTCCGTTTTCGTCGGCGACCACCGAGTCGCTGCCGGAGTACGCCGTCAGCCGCGCCGACTGGCCGCTGTCCGGATTGAAGTCGTAGAACTGGTAACGGCCCGGGCCGTCGTACGGGAAGAAATACGGCTGCGCGCTGATGTAGTAGTCGATCGTCGCGTTCGACACCGGCCCGCCGAAAAAGTAGCGTGTATCGACCACTGCGCGCGCCGTCTCACCTTGCAGCACGCCTGCCTGTTCCGGAGTCACGCCGACTTGGAACTCAGGCAGGCGGTATTCGGCCACGTCGAAGTAGACCTGACCGGAGTTGTAGCGCACATCTTCGGGAAGCGACAGCTCTGCCGTGATGGTGTACGACCCCAGACCGCCGTTCTCGTCAATCGTAAACGTGCCGGCCGCGGTGCCGTATTCGCTAAGCGGAACCGTCACCCGATCGATAGGCTCGAACGACTCGTTTCGGAACGTGATGAACGCGTCGAGGCCGGCAGTCACCGTGTAGTCGTTGTCGGTCTTTTCGCGTGCGATGACCTTGTAGTGCACAGGCTGACCAGGTCGATAGACGGGGCGGTCGGTGATCACGTAGATCTGATACTGCGACGGATAGGAGTCGATGGCGATGTCGAACTGGTACGGGAACAAGCCGTCCGACCAGTTGCTCGAGGTAACGCCGAAGCGCCCGTCGCTGTTGACTATGACCAGATAGCGGTCGTACAAGTTGTCGACACGGTCGTGTGCGATGTTGGCCACGCCGTCGGCGTCGGTTACACCCGACGCCACGCCGGCCGCGTTGAACAGATCGACCGCAACGTTCGCCAGCGGCAAGCCGGTGTGCATGTCGGTCGCCCAGACGAGTGTGTTGAGCGGCCCGCGCTTGACCGTCAGCGCCGTATCCGCCACGACCATGATGTGTCGCACGTCGAAACGGTTCGGACCGACCGGGATGTCGATATCGCCAAGCTCTTGCACGTCCGCCGTCAGCAGATACACGCCCTCCGGCAGCGGCCCGCCGTCGAACTCCAACGGTACGGTGATCGCGCCGGCCTGCGCCTCGCGCGTGATCTCGAAGAAGTACTCGTCGTCCAGCCCCTCGGCGATCCAAGCACGGCGCTCGTCGCGCAATACGATCTCCCACCATAGGATGCCGTCCGAGCACCGCGGCCCGCCCACGATCGTGAACGCGTAGCCTTCGTACAGCAGCTCGATGATCTCGCCGTCCACCGGCGCTTCACGGGCGCGCGTCGGTTCGGGGGTCGTAATGATACGGCCCCGGTCGCCGATCGTCGCGCGCGACGGCATAGCGCCTTCGCACGGCGGAATACTCACGCCGTTGACCTCGCCCCCGCCGGCGCCAACGTTGACCAGATCGAGCCGGCGAACGTTGCGAACCTCCGACCCCGGCAGCACCCACGCCCGAACGAGCGGATTGTTCTGGTCCACGATCGTGTCGACCGTCTGGTAGAACTGCTCGCTGTTGAGTTCAGCGAAGAACAACGATGTGTCGACCGTGTGCAGGTACAGGTTGACCTGCTCGACATTGCGGTGTGTCACGAACAGCTCGGTCGATTCGCGTTGGCTGTCGTACACGCCGATGCCCGACCACGGGATGTTGAACGAAAGCTCGGGGTCTTCCTCGCCGGTAACGAAGCTGAACGTCCTCCCGGTCTCGATGGCGTTTCCGTAAACGTCTTCGATCCCCGGCGCTACGGTAATGGTGTACTGCGTCTCCGCCAAAAGCGGGAACAGGATGTCGTAACGGTTGTCGTACTCGCTGAAATATCCGTCGAGTTCGACCTCCGGCAGCGGGTCGATCGTGACCCGTTCCATGACCGTCTCAGGGTTGATCTTCGACGCAAAGTACAGCGAAATGCCTCCGTACGGCTGTACAAACTCGGCGCCGTCGCGTGGATACGTCGCAACGATCGCCGGGCCGGGCACGGTGAAGAAACGCGACGTGAAGCCGGGAAGCGCCGAACGTTGACCGGCATTGAAGACGGAGTCTTCCGGCCAGCCAAAGCGATACTCGGTATCCAGCGCCAGACGTTCGTCAGGCGTGAACATAAAGCCGGTCAGGTCGTCGTTCCACTCGAACGCGCCGGCGACCTGCGCCGGGGTATCTCCGATGACCAGACCAAATGCGCTTTCGACGCTTTCTACGTCCATCGGCTCGCTGAACGTCATTTGGATCGCCTGCGTCAGGGGCACGCCTTCTTCGTCATCGGCCGGCAGGCTGTTGGCGACAAGCGGCGGACGGGTGGCGAAGTTCCAACTGTAGGCCGTCTCCAGCGGGGCTCCGTCGACTGCCGTTAACCCGTCAACCACGCCGACATAAACCGTACCGCCAGACAGCGCGGTAGCGGGAGTGAACTGATACACCGACGTCCCCAGCCATTCGCCTACGCCGGCAACTTCTGGTTGGAGCGTCAGCGGCTGAGGCAGGCCGGCCTGATCGTCAAGGGTAGTCAGCGGCACCACCGGGCGGTCAAAGACGACGACGATCGCCGTGTCGGTGTCGATCTCTTCCATCCCGACCTGCGGCACCGTCGAAATGACGCGCAGGAAGCCGCGCGCCTGTACCGGCAGCACGAAGCGCGCCCCCAGCCCGAAACCGCCTTCTGCACGCACGCCCGGCTCAATGGCGAGGTCGAGCGTTTCACCGGGCGGGATCAATCCAGTGACATCCACGGATAGCGTGGCTCCGTCGCACTCGCCTTCGACCGGTGCGCCACCCAGCGTCACATGGTCGTCGACCGTCGCGCAGTCCAGCGGGGAGTCGAATCGAAGGACGACGAGTTCACCGGGCAGCAGCTCTTCTCCCACCTGCGGCGATGTTTCCACCACCCGCAGGACGCGCTGCGGAGTATTGCCCTGTGCCAGCGCTCCCAGCGGCACGCACAGTGCCACTACGGCCGCGATCCATACCCACTTCATGATGTGTCGCATGGTCGTCCCCCACCTGTATCGACTTGTCTCTCTGCGCTAAATTATACGTCATGGCGATACGTCATGCGCCTGCGCCGTGAGTCCATCCGGGTGCCGGTGGGCGGTCGTCGGGCACAACATAGAGAGAGAAGGAATGCGATGGAATTCGCAGGGAAACGCGCACTGGTGACCGGTGCGAGCCGCGGGATCGGCGCCGGGGTCGCCCGCATGCTGGCAGATCAAGGCGCCGCAATCGCCGTCCATTACAACCACAGTGCGAGCGCCGCCGCCGAGGTCCTTTCAAGCCTATCTGGATCGGGTCACGCGCTCGTTCAAGCCGACCTGTCGCAGCGCGATGCCGCGCGTGCCATGGTCGACGCCGCGGTCGATGCATTGGGCGGGCTGGATATCCTGATCAACAACGCCGGCATCTACACCGAACATCCGGTCCTGAGCGCCGACTACGACGACTGGAAAGCACAGTGGGACGCCATCATCCAGACCAACCTCGTCGCCGCGGCCGACTCGATCTACTGGGCCGTGCGCGTCATGGAAGACGGCGGGGCCGTGGTGAACGTTAGCTCGCGCGGCGCATTTCGCGGCGAGCCGTTCAGCCCGGCATACGGAGCAAGCAAGGCCGGCATGAACAGCATGGGCCAGTCGCTCGCAGTCGCGCTCGCGCCCCGCCGCATTCACGTCATCAGCGTCGCGCCGGGCTGGGTTGACACCGATATGGCGACCGAACACATGGACGGCCCCGCCGGCGACGCCATCCGCGGGCAGTCGCCGTATGGCCGTGTCGCGACAGTCGAGGAAGTTGCATACGCCGTGGTCTTCGCAGCCTCGGACAAAGCCAAATTCATGACCGGTGCCATCCTCGACATCAACGGGGCATCGTACCTGCGAACCTAACCCGCTTCTAACCCGGCCTGTTCAGCCGATGTTGTATACTCGTGCGGTTGAACCCGCATACAAACTCGAGGAGATACGCTACTATGCCTACCCGCAACGCGACCGCAGTCTGGCAGGGCACGCTTCAGGAAGGCACGGGCAAGGTCAGCTACGGCCCGTTCGAACAGAACTACTCCTTCATGTCCCGCTTCGAGAACGGCGATGGCACCAACCCCGAGGAACTACTTGGCGCCGCGCATGCCGGCTGCTTTGCAATGGCACTCGGTGCAGCGCTTGGCCG
It contains:
- a CDS encoding cyclase family protein — protein: MLYDITRTVRPATAVWPGDAQYQVDTVLAMDAGTSVNLTTLSLSPHTGTHADAYFHYTRAGVHPADMPLSPYLGPARVVTVARRAGPLTSADFAPGALDGVQRLLIKSHVSDLPDDQWPSEFPYLSVALIETLALHGCVLIGLDSPSVDAFDSTDLPCHNAIRNVGMVNLELCLLRDVPDGDYELIALPLKLDLACGSPVRAVLRTI
- a CDS encoding Ig-like domain-containing protein, with product MRHIMKWVWIAAVVALCVPLGALAQGNTPQRVLRVVETSPQVGEELLPGELVVLRFDSPLDCATVDDHVTLGGAPVEGECDGATLSVDVTGLIPPGETLDLAIEPGVRAEGGFGLGARFVLPVQARGFLRVISTVPQVGMEEIDTDTAIVVVFDRPVVPLTTLDDQAGLPQPLTLQPEVAGVGEWLGTSVYQFTPATALSGGTVYVGVVDGLTAVDGAPLETAYSWNFATRPPLVANSLPADDEEGVPLTQAIQMTFSEPMDVESVESAFGLVIGDTPAQVAGAFEWNDDLTGFMFTPDERLALDTEYRFGWPEDSVFNAGQRSALPGFTSRFFTVPGPAIVATYPRDGAEFVQPYGGISLYFASKINPETVMERVTIDPLPEVELDGYFSEYDNRYDILFPLLAETQYTITVAPGIEDVYGNAIETGRTFSFVTGEEDPELSFNIPWSGIGVYDSQRESTELFVTHRNVEQVNLYLHTVDTSLFFAELNSEQFYQTVDTIVDQNNPLVRAWVLPGSEVRNVRRLDLVNVGAGGGEVNGVSIPPCEGAMPSRATIGDRGRIITTPEPTRAREAPVDGEIIELLYEGYAFTIVGGPRCSDGILWWEIVLRDERRAWIAEGLDDEYFFEITREAQAGAITVPLEFDGGPLPEGVYLLTADVQELGDIDIPVGPNRFDVRHIMVVADTALTVKRGPLNTLVWATDMHTGLPLANVAVDLFNAAGVASGVTDADGVANIAHDRVDNLYDRYLVIVNSDGRFGVTSSNWSDGLFPYQFDIAIDSYPSQYQIYVITDRPVYRPGQPVHYKVIAREKTDNDYTVTAGLDAFITFRNESFEPIDRVTVPLSEYGTAAGTFTIDENGGLGSYTITAELSLPEDVRYNSGQVYFDVAEYRLPEFQVGVTPEQAGVLQGETARAVVDTRYFFGGPVSNATIDYYISAQPYFFPYDGPGRYQFYDFNPDSGQSARLTAYSGSDSVVADENGMFTIEFPASIGSTGRSVEFVIEAVASDESGQSVSGRATVVAHQGQFYIGVQPGAFVGTAGLPLAFNLLTVDWDSQSVPNTTFNVQVVERRWNSVQELDPYSADIVWRSEVEEIEVASGTVTTNERGETSFEFVPPNGGIFKLIATGTDSEGNIVTSSGMVWVSGGEYVAWRQTNQTSTEIITDQQRYEVGDTAEILITSPFNGPTEALITLERGGVLRSERVTLTTNSTVYRLPIEADFAPTIYFSVVLIKGVDENNPVTDMRFGYATLQVDNSQFELDIDIQPDRETAGPRDEVTFTFTVRDHTGQPVQTELSAALTDLAALSLGEDRFQPILDFFYGPQPLSVLMASVLTINTDLITQYTRDVIKGGGGGGGGEFGVLELREEFIDTAFWEGQLETGPDGTAQVTISLPDNLTTWRMNVFGVTAGIDEPMKVGQQNEDIVATKPLIVRPVAPRFFVVGDDVMLGAVLNNNTDADITADVTLFHDGVTLATADTQQVTVPARGRARVSWLATVGDVEAVELVFSAEGGGVSDATRPQFGQGEDRLLPVRKFVVPEFVGTGGVLRQAGARVEAVVLPTRYQVAEGTLTIDLEPSLAVSAVKAVRAFEAFACDCAEAVASRLLANVTALRMLNATGSTDAELLADLREQSVLAIQRLIAQQKVDGGWGWYPTLDSSPLVTSWVLIALTEAEDNGFTVLSSAVSEGGRYLGRNLGAVNRNTRTYLLNRHALLLYALSRSGSTVSEARVSELFDLRDLLDVYGRALLLRTMATGERDYSREIGTLRSDLIGTAVLSANGANWEEGERDYLNWNSNTRTTAMALWALLSVNADEPLLPNVVRWLMIARRADLWETTQETAWSLMALTEWMIATDETQPDYSFTVSVSDAELLARTLTPADATARETVSVPIAELAQDEANLVEIDRTDGQGALYYTAYLNAFVPVPNVQAASRGITLSRVYRLQGSDATTTTAQVGDLVQVEVTLIAPAGLNFVVLEDSVPAGLEPIDPGLDTAQQTDTDAEFERGGVRYGRVWWADVQYRDDRVVLSADYVPAGTYTFTYVARATVEGVYNVIPTTAREFYLPEVYGRAAGAQFTVQPAEE
- a CDS encoding SDR family oxidoreductase — translated: MEFAGKRALVTGASRGIGAGVARMLADQGAAIAVHYNHSASAAAEVLSSLSGSGHALVQADLSQRDAARAMVDAAVDALGGLDILINNAGIYTEHPVLSADYDDWKAQWDAIIQTNLVAAADSIYWAVRVMEDGGAVVNVSSRGAFRGEPFSPAYGASKAGMNSMGQSLAVALAPRRIHVISVAPGWVDTDMATEHMDGPAGDAIRGQSPYGRVATVEEVAYAVVFAASDKAKFMTGAILDINGASYLRT